In a genomic window of Melanotaenia boesemani isolate fMelBoe1 chromosome 1, fMelBoe1.pri, whole genome shotgun sequence:
- the slc22a18 gene encoding solute carrier family 22 member 18, with product MSRGGEMTEETSKAPVFSPGNAADQRKRMKIILIVYILAALDITWMFLQFSVTPYLAKKLGFDTLWFGYLQTTVGVIQLTGGPMFGRFADLFGARAALSLACAATVVFFVLLAIADHPILLFIHKLPTIFMHVMPACQMVVTDLSEPEKRADALSKLGLCFGVGMIAGSTLGGQLVTRYGETFTACVGAAGSAFSLFMVLTFIPKSTKAEASRSSTESESQNKKVFSLGEITRLMKFPRVMRIFLIKAVAGLPSGIFQVMFSIIALDFFKLLPEQNGYLMTFFGIAQMVVQGGVIGRLTARYSEKSLLLLSIGVASCVGLAQAYMQNVFQFCITVTPMIFSISVFNIITDSMLTKSVPSSDTGTMLGLCASVQSLVRTIGPTIGGYLYVKYGVSSIGFTQFVVNTTVFVYLMYRQLRTKVKEGE from the exons atgagtcGAGGAGGTGAAATGACCGAGGAAACTTCCAAAGCTCCAGTTTTCTCTCCGGGAAACGCTGCAGACCAACGGAAGAggatgaaaattattttaatcgtGTATATACTCGCCGCTTTGGATATCACCTggatgtttttacagttttctgtAACACCG TATTTGGCGAAAAAACTTGGATTCGACACCTTGTGGTTTGGTTATTTGCAAACTACAGTGGGTGTGATTCAGCTGACTGGGGGTCCCATGTTTGGAAG GTTTGCAGATCTTTTCGGGGCACGAGCAGCCTTGTCTCTGGCATGTGCTGCAACTGTCGTGTTCTTTGTGCTCCTAGCCATCGCAGATCATCCCATCTTACTGTTTATCCACAAACTCCCCACAATCTTTATGCACGTCATGCCTG CTTGTCAGATGGTGGTTACAGACCTGTCAGAACCGGAGAAACGGGCTGACGCTTTATCCAAGCTTGGCTTGTGTTTTGGCGTCGGTATGATAGCCGGCTCCACTTTAGGCGGACAGCTGGTCACACGCTATGG GGAGACGTTCACTGCATGTGTTGGTGCCGCAGGGAGTGCCTTCAGTTTGTTCATGGTTTTAACTTTCATCCCAAAATCTACGAAAGCTGAGGCCTCTAGAAGCAGCACGGAAT ctgAGAGCCAAAACAAGAAAGTATTCAGTCTGGGAGAGATCACAAGACTGATGAAGTTTCCAAGAGTGATGAGAATTTTTCTCATCAAAGCTGTTGCAGGTTTGCCATCAG GCATATTTCAGGTGATGTTCTCGATCATTGCGCTGGACTTCTTCAAGCTGCTGCCTGAGCAGAACGGCTACCTTATGACCTTCTTTGGCATCGCTCAAATG GTTGTTCAGGGAGGAGTAATTGGTCGACTCACAGCGAGATATTCGGAGAAATCGCTGCTGCTATTGTCCATCGGAGTTGCATCTTGCGTGGGACTGGCTCAG GCTTACATGCAGAATGTGTTCCAGTTCTGCATCACCGTCACCCCGATGATCTTTTCCATAAGTGTGTTTAATATTATCACCGACAGCATGCTCACCAAGAGCGTCCCCTCCTCTGACACAG GAACAATGCTGGGGCTGTGTGCATCTGTCCAATCCCTTGTTCGCACAATAGGACCGACGATTGGCGGCTATCTATATGTAAAATACGGCGTCTCCTCCATCGGTTTTACCCAGTTTGTAGTGAACACCACTGTGTTTGTTTACCTCATGTACAGACAGCTCAGGACGAAAGTAAAGGAGGGGGAGTAA
- the LOC121642472 gene encoding very-long-chain (3R)-3-hydroxyacyl-CoA dehydratase-like: protein MQILTPHVYWAQRHGEIYLRVELCDAKNLNISLQESKTLQFRAQGHGAKGDNEYEFSLEFLEPVRPEINHKSTQRQVDIKIKKQEERWWDRLTLQEKKPLFLAPDFDRWLDESDAEMELQAKEEKINKISVESRVRKDPYLGLKKGYLFMYNLVQFLGFSWIFVNMTVRLFILGQDSFYDTFHTTADMMYFCQMMAVLEVINPLLGLVKTGFFPAMIQVAGRNVILFVIFGILDDMQNKPVVFFVFYLWSTIEIFRYPFYMLACIGTEWPMLTWLRYSLWIPLYPLGVLAEAVAVIQSLPIFDETRLFSIPLPAMLGHSLSFSYTLQLYLVLMFLGLFINFRHLYKQRRRRYRSRKRKAH, encoded by the exons ATGCAGATACTGACTCCTCATGTTTACTGGGCCCAGCGGCACGGCGAGATTTATCTCCGCGTGGAACTGTGCGATGCCAAG aaTCTCAACATAAGCCTGCAAGAGAGCAAAACGCTTCAGTTTAGAG CACAGGGCCATGGAGCTAAAGGAGATAATGAATACGAGTTCAGTCTGGAGTTCCTGGAACCTGTCAGACCCGAG ATCAACCACAAGTCCACTCAGCGTCAGGTGGACATCAAAATCAAGAAGCAGGAGGAGCGCTGGTGGGATCGTCTGACGCTGCAGGAGAAAAAGCCGCTGTTTCTGGCTCCTGACTTTGACCGCTGGCTGGATGAGTCGGACGCTGAGATGGAGCTCCAGGCTAAG GAAGAGAAGATAAACAAGATAAGTGTGGAGTCAAGAGTTCGTAAAGACC CTTACCTCGGGCTGAAGAAAGGCTACTTGTTTATGTACAACCTCGTGCAGTTCTTGGGATTTTCCTGGATCTTTGTCAACATGACTGTTCGACTCTTTATTCTGGGACAAG ACTCATTCTACGACACCTTCCACACCACAGCTGACATGATGTATTTCTGTCAGATGATGGCCGTGCTGGAGGTCATTAATCCCTTACTGGGACTGGTAAAGACTGGGTTTTTTCCTGCTATGATACAG GTGGCGGGGAGGAACGTCATTTTGTTCGTCATCTTCGGCATCCTGGACGACATGCAGAACAAACCGGTCGTCTTCTTTGTGTTCTATCTGTGGAGCACCATTGAGATCTTCAG ATACCCATTTTACATGCTGGCCTGCATAGGCACAGAGTGGCCCATGTTAACATGGCTGAGATACAGCCTCTGGATCCCTCTGTACCCACTGGGAGTGTTAGCTGAAG CGGTGGCCGTGATCCAGTCCCTGCCCATCTTTGATGAGACCCGTCTCTTCAGCATCCCTCTCCCCGCCATGCTCGGACACTCGCTAAGCTTCTCCTACACTTTACAACTTTACCTGGTTCTCATGTTTCTTG